In Achromobacter xylosoxidans A8, a single window of DNA contains:
- the purL gene encoding phosphoribosylformylglycinamidine synthase: protein MSLVQHLPGSSVLSSFRRDRLLAQLKEAGLPVADISARYEHFVSTDAALTAEQQQHLTQLLDYGTPATGDAPAKSLSLLVIPRLGTISPWASKATDIAHNCGLASVHRIERGVRYVITPERGLLGTKSFDDAMLARAADCLHDRMTETVVDASFDGQALFQPLAGKPMRTVGVQARGAEALAEANTSLGLALSDDEIEYLAKSFTDLGRDPTDVELMMFAQANSEHCRHKIFNAQWVIDGQEQPNTLFGMIRATHKAQPAGTVVAYSDNAAIMEGGPAQRFQAGVPGVTGEGVEGAKYIRRDTTVHTLMKVETHNHPTAIAPFPGASTGNGGEIRDEGATGRGSKPKAGLTGFTVSHLRFDDALQPWEADHHGLPERIASPLSIMIDGPIGGAAFNNEFGRPNLLGYFRSFEQTAGGTRWGYHKPIMIAGGLGSIDAGLTHKDVIPPGALLIQLGGPGFRIGMGGGAASSISMGSNSAELDFDSVQRGNPEIERRAQEVIDRCWQQAENNPIIAIHDVGAGGLSNAFPELVNDAGRGAIFDLKRVPLEESGLSPAEIWSNESQERYVLSILPKDLERFDAIARRERCPYAVVGVATEERQLRVVDGEGLPGLDTIRPQGEAEVRPVDVPIDVILGKPPRMTRDVTRLPGVSAPLDLAGIDLTEAAYRVLRHPTVANKSFLITIGDRTVGGLSSRDQMVGPWQVPVADCAVTLADYEGFRGEAMSMGERTPIAMLDAPASGRMAVAEALTNLAAADVARLEDIKLSANWMAACGVAGQDAALYDTVSAVSELCQATGLSIPVGKDSLSMKTSWEQDGEQRQVVAPVSLVITAFAPVADVRASLTPQLRTDAGDSVLILIDLGRGRHRMGGSILAQAYNQVGETVPDIDAPQDLRAFFVTIRTLAEAGTILAYHDRSDGGLFATLTEMAFAGRTGISVNLDMLTFDPQSADWGDYKIRPEQVAVQREELTLKALFSEEAGAVIQVPAAQRDAVMQVLRGAGLSAHSHVIGGLNGADEVEFYRDGKKVWGQPRAELGRAWSEVSYRIMSRRDNPACAQAELDVWNDTTDPGMSPNVDFDPQQDVAAPFINTGKRPRVAILREQGCNSQVEMGWAFDTAGFEAIDVHMTDLLSGRVDLAQVQGLVAVGGFSYGDVLGAGEGWARTIRFNSKLSDQFAAYFARPDTFALGVCNGCQMMAALAPMIPGAEFWPRFTRNQSEKYEARLSMVEVAKSPSIFFAGMEGARIPVAVAHGEGYADFSQQGDASRVLAGARYIDNRGQVTEAYPFNPNGSPAGLTSVTTADGRFTVMMPHPERVTRNVMMSWAPEKWGRADAGGTFSPWMRIFRNARVWLK from the coding sequence GTGTCCCTAGTTCAGCATCTGCCTGGTTCCTCCGTCCTGTCCTCCTTCCGTCGCGATCGCCTCCTGGCGCAATTGAAGGAAGCCGGCTTGCCGGTGGCCGACATATCCGCCCGCTACGAGCACTTCGTCAGCACCGACGCGGCCTTGACGGCCGAGCAGCAGCAACACCTGACCCAACTGCTGGACTACGGCACGCCCGCCACCGGCGACGCGCCGGCCAAGAGCCTGTCCCTGCTGGTGATCCCGCGCCTGGGCACCATTTCGCCCTGGGCCAGCAAGGCCACCGACATCGCCCACAACTGTGGCCTGGCCTCGGTGCATCGCATCGAGCGCGGCGTGCGCTACGTGATCACCCCCGAGCGCGGCCTGCTGGGTACCAAGTCCTTCGACGATGCCATGCTGGCGCGCGCGGCCGACTGCCTGCACGACCGCATGACCGAAACCGTAGTGGACGCCAGCTTCGACGGCCAGGCGCTGTTCCAGCCGCTGGCCGGCAAGCCCATGCGTACGGTCGGCGTGCAGGCGCGCGGCGCCGAAGCCTTGGCCGAAGCCAACACCTCGCTGGGCCTGGCGCTGTCGGACGACGAAATCGAATACCTGGCCAAGTCCTTCACCGACCTGGGCCGCGATCCCACCGACGTGGAATTGATGATGTTCGCGCAGGCCAACAGCGAACACTGCCGCCACAAGATCTTCAATGCCCAATGGGTGATCGACGGCCAGGAACAGCCCAACACGCTGTTCGGCATGATCCGCGCCACCCACAAGGCGCAGCCCGCAGGCACCGTGGTCGCCTATTCGGACAACGCCGCCATCATGGAAGGCGGCCCCGCGCAGCGCTTCCAGGCCGGCGTGCCGGGCGTGACGGGCGAGGGCGTCGAAGGCGCCAAGTACATCCGCCGCGACACCACCGTGCACACGCTGATGAAGGTGGAAACCCACAACCACCCGACCGCGATTGCGCCGTTCCCCGGCGCCTCCACCGGCAACGGCGGCGAGATCCGCGACGAAGGCGCGACCGGCCGCGGCTCCAAGCCCAAGGCCGGCCTGACCGGCTTTACCGTGTCGCACCTGCGCTTCGACGACGCCTTGCAGCCCTGGGAAGCCGATCACCACGGTCTGCCCGAGCGCATCGCCTCGCCGCTGTCCATCATGATCGACGGCCCCATCGGCGGCGCGGCGTTCAACAATGAATTCGGCCGTCCCAACCTGCTGGGCTATTTCCGTTCGTTCGAGCAGACCGCCGGCGGCACGCGCTGGGGCTATCACAAGCCCATCATGATCGCGGGCGGCCTGGGCAGCATCGATGCCGGCCTGACGCACAAGGACGTGATTCCTCCCGGCGCGCTGCTGATCCAGCTGGGCGGCCCGGGCTTCCGCATCGGCATGGGCGGCGGCGCCGCCTCCAGCATCAGCATGGGCAGCAACTCGGCCGAACTGGACTTCGATTCGGTCCAGCGTGGCAACCCCGAAATTGAACGCCGCGCCCAGGAAGTCATCGACCGCTGCTGGCAGCAGGCCGAGAACAACCCCATCATCGCGATCCACGACGTCGGCGCGGGTGGCCTGTCCAACGCCTTCCCGGAACTGGTGAACGACGCTGGCCGCGGCGCCATCTTCGATCTGAAGCGCGTGCCGCTCGAAGAATCGGGCCTGTCGCCCGCCGAAATCTGGAGCAACGAATCCCAGGAACGCTACGTCCTGTCGATCCTGCCCAAGGACCTCGAACGCTTTGACGCCATCGCCCGCCGCGAACGCTGCCCCTACGCGGTGGTGGGCGTGGCCACCGAAGAGCGCCAACTGCGCGTGGTGGACGGCGAGGGCCTGCCGGGCCTGGACACGATCCGCCCGCAAGGTGAGGCCGAAGTGCGTCCGGTGGACGTGCCGATCGACGTCATCCTGGGCAAGCCGCCGCGCATGACCCGCGACGTCACGCGCCTGCCCGGCGTGTCCGCGCCGCTGGACCTGGCCGGCATTGACCTGACCGAAGCCGCCTACCGCGTGTTGCGCCACCCCACGGTGGCCAACAAGTCCTTCCTCATCACCATCGGCGACCGCACCGTGGGCGGGCTGTCCAGCCGCGACCAGATGGTCGGCCCGTGGCAGGTGCCGGTGGCTGACTGCGCCGTGACCCTGGCCGACTACGAAGGCTTCCGCGGCGAAGCCATGTCCATGGGCGAGCGCACCCCGATCGCCATGCTGGACGCGCCGGCTTCCGGCCGCATGGCCGTGGCCGAAGCCCTGACCAACCTGGCCGCCGCCGACGTGGCGCGCCTGGAAGACATCAAGCTGTCGGCCAACTGGATGGCCGCCTGCGGCGTGGCCGGTCAGGATGCCGCGCTGTACGACACCGTGTCCGCCGTCAGCGAACTGTGCCAGGCCACCGGCCTGTCGATTCCGGTGGGCAAGGACTCCCTGTCCATGAAGACGTCCTGGGAACAGGACGGCGAGCAGCGCCAGGTGGTGGCGCCGGTGTCGCTGGTCATCACGGCCTTCGCGCCCGTGGCCGACGTGCGCGCCAGCCTGACCCCGCAGCTGCGCACTGATGCCGGCGACAGCGTGCTGATTCTGATCGACCTGGGCCGCGGCCGCCATCGCATGGGCGGCTCGATCCTGGCGCAGGCCTACAACCAGGTCGGCGAAACCGTGCCGGACATCGATGCGCCGCAGGATCTGCGCGCCTTCTTCGTCACCATCCGCACGCTGGCCGAAGCCGGCACCATCCTGGCCTACCACGACCGTTCCGATGGCGGCCTGTTCGCGACCCTGACCGAAATGGCCTTCGCCGGCCGCACCGGTATCTCGGTCAATCTGGACATGCTGACCTTCGATCCGCAATCGGCGGATTGGGGCGACTACAAGATCCGCCCGGAACAGGTGGCGGTGCAGCGAGAGGAACTGACGCTCAAGGCGCTGTTCTCCGAAGAAGCCGGCGCCGTCATCCAGGTGCCCGCCGCCCAGCGCGACGCCGTCATGCAGGTGCTGCGCGGCGCGGGCCTGTCGGCCCACTCGCACGTCATCGGCGGCTTGAATGGCGCCGACGAAGTCGAGTTCTACCGCGACGGCAAGAAGGTCTGGGGCCAGCCGCGCGCCGAACTCGGCCGCGCCTGGAGCGAAGTGTCCTACCGCATCATGTCGCGCCGCGACAACCCGGCCTGCGCCCAGGCCGAACTGGACGTCTGGAACGACACTACCGATCCGGGCATGAGCCCCAACGTGGACTTCGATCCGCAGCAAGACGTGGCCGCGCCGTTCATCAACACCGGCAAGCGTCCGCGCGTGGCGATCCTGCGCGAGCAGGGCTGCAACAGCCAGGTGGAAATGGGCTGGGCTTTCGACACGGCCGGCTTCGAAGCGATCGACGTGCACATGACCGACCTGCTGTCCGGCCGCGTGGACCTGGCGCAAGTGCAGGGCCTGGTGGCCGTGGGCGGCTTCAGCTACGGCGACGTGCTGGGCGCCGGCGAAGGCTGGGCGCGCACCATCCGCTTCAACAGCAAGCTGTCGGACCAGTTCGCTGCTTACTTCGCGCGTCCCGACACCTTCGCGCTGGGCGTGTGCAACGGCTGCCAGATGATGGCCGCGCTGGCGCCCATGATCCCGGGCGCAGAATTCTGGCCGCGCTTCACGCGCAACCAGTCGGAAAAGTACGAAGCCCGCCTGTCCATGGTCGAAGTGGCCAAGTCGCCGTCGATCTTCTTTGCCGGCATGGAAGGCGCGCGCATCCCGGTCGCCGTGGCCCACGGCGAAGGCTATGCCGACTTCTCGCAGCAGGGCGACGCCAGCCGCGTGCTGGCTGGCGCGCGCTACATCGACAACCGCGGCCAGGTCACCGAAGCCTACCCGTTCAACCCGAACGGCAGCCCCGCCGGCCTGACGTCCGTCACCACCGCCGACGGCCGCTTCACGGTCATGATGCCGCACCCGGAACGCGTGACGCGCAACGTCATGATGTCGTGGGCGCCTGAAAAGTGGGGCCGCGCGGATGCGGGCGGCACGTTCAGCCCCTGGATGCGCATCTTCCGCAACGCGCGCGTCTGGTTGAAGTAA
- a CDS encoding TRAP transporter small permease: MSRPEAPAEPVEPIIPAESDPAVKVPLAIEDWLAVILLATLAIITFLNVLVRYFTDQSFAWTEEISVFLLIVLTMAGGSVAFVRNHHIRIEILADSGSPRRQRIMALISNGCVLAFFLLLTVLSVKLVADEYIYEETSPAIGVPTWWYSIWLPVMAAAISLRTIGTLRRIAKSPSREQQ; encoded by the coding sequence ATGTCCCGCCCCGAAGCCCCCGCCGAGCCTGTCGAACCGATCATTCCCGCCGAATCAGATCCCGCAGTCAAAGTGCCGCTGGCCATCGAGGACTGGCTGGCCGTGATCCTGCTGGCGACCCTGGCCATCATCACCTTCCTGAACGTGCTGGTGCGCTACTTCACCGACCAGTCCTTCGCCTGGACGGAAGAAATCTCGGTGTTCCTGCTGATCGTGCTGACCATGGCCGGCGGCAGCGTCGCCTTCGTGCGCAACCACCATATCCGCATCGAGATCCTGGCGGACTCCGGTTCGCCCCGCCGCCAGCGCATCATGGCGCTGATCTCCAACGGCTGCGTGCTGGCTTTCTTCCTGCTGCTGACCGTGCTGTCGGTCAAGCTGGTTGCCGACGAATACATCTACGAAGAGACTTCGCCCGCCATCGGCGTGCCGACCTGGTGGTATTCGATCTGGCTGCCGGTGATGGCGGCGGCGATTTCGCTGCGCACCATCGGCACCCTGCGCCGCATCGCCAAAAGCCCCAGCCGGGAACAGCAATGA
- a CDS encoding TRAP transporter large permease → MIAAILFTVFIVLMLIGVPVGVALGLGGTVAIVLSNLDTPWYGLLTVPQNFYAGLAKYPLLAIPMFVLVGSIFDRSGVAKRLVDFAIAIVGRGPGMLPLVSIAVAMFLGGISGSGPACAAAVGAVMITAMSRAGYPGSFSAAVVAAGAATDILIPPSVAFIIYSVLVPGASVPALFAAGMIPGILAGIALIVPAVWLSRKHKMGALEAHLPRPPFWASLREASWGLAAPVLILGGMRMGWFTPTEAAVVAVFYGLFVGMFIHRTIKLRDLYTILREAAELSAVIMLVVTLAGIFAWALSTLSVIDPITHAIVNSGLGEWGVLALLILLLMTVGMFLDGISIFLIFVPLLMPIANAYGWDPVWFGVILTLKVALGQFTPPLAVNLMVSCRIARVPMESTVRWVVWLLGAMFLVLVAVLVFPQLALWLPHKLGY, encoded by the coding sequence ATGATCGCGGCCATCCTCTTTACCGTCTTCATCGTCCTGATGCTGATCGGCGTGCCGGTCGGCGTGGCCCTGGGCCTGGGCGGGACCGTGGCCATCGTGCTGTCCAACCTGGACACGCCCTGGTATGGCTTGTTGACCGTGCCGCAGAACTTCTATGCCGGCCTGGCCAAGTACCCGCTGCTGGCCATTCCCATGTTCGTGCTGGTGGGCTCGATCTTCGACCGCTCCGGCGTGGCCAAGCGGCTGGTGGACTTCGCCATCGCCATCGTCGGGCGCGGCCCGGGCATGCTGCCGCTGGTGTCGATCGCGGTGGCCATGTTCCTGGGCGGCATTTCCGGCTCGGGTCCGGCCTGCGCGGCGGCTGTGGGCGCGGTGATGATCACGGCCATGTCGCGCGCCGGCTACCCGGGCTCGTTCTCGGCCGCAGTAGTGGCGGCCGGCGCCGCCACTGACATCCTGATCCCGCCGTCGGTGGCCTTCATCATCTACTCGGTGCTGGTGCCCGGCGCCTCGGTGCCGGCGCTGTTCGCCGCCGGCATGATCCCGGGCATCCTGGCCGGCATCGCCCTTATCGTTCCGGCGGTCTGGCTGTCGCGCAAGCACAAGATGGGCGCGCTGGAAGCCCACCTGCCCCGCCCGCCCTTCTGGGCCAGCCTGCGCGAAGCCTCATGGGGCCTGGCCGCGCCGGTGCTGATCCTGGGCGGCATGCGCATGGGCTGGTTCACGCCCACCGAAGCCGCCGTGGTCGCGGTGTTCTACGGCCTGTTCGTAGGCATGTTCATCCACCGCACCATCAAGCTGCGCGACCTGTACACCATCCTGCGCGAAGCCGCCGAACTGTCCGCCGTCATCATGCTGGTGGTGACGCTGGCCGGCATCTTCGCTTGGGCCCTGTCGACGCTGAGCGTGATCGATCCCATCACCCATGCCATCGTCAATTCCGGCCTGGGCGAATGGGGCGTGCTGGCGCTGCTGATCCTGCTGCTGATGACCGTGGGCATGTTCCTGGACGGCATCTCCATCTTCCTGATCTTCGTGCCGCTGCTCATGCCCATCGCCAACGCCTATGGCTGGGATCCGGTGTGGTTCGGCGTGATCCTGACCTTGAAGGTGGCGCTGGGCCAGTTCACCCCGCCGCTGGCCGTCAACCTGATGGTGTCCTGCCGCATCGCGCGCGTGCCGATGGAGTCCACGGTGCGCTGGGTGGTGTGGCTGCTGGGCGCGATGTTCCTGGTGCTGGTCGCGGTGCTGGTGTTCCCGCAGTTGGCGCTGTGGCTGCCGCACAAGCTGGGTTATTGA
- a CDS encoding DctP family TRAP transporter solute-binding subunit — MKFRNLIGAALCAAAVVGMAPAHAQTYKPEYKLSIVVGTTFPWGQGAEIWSNLVRERTQGRINIKVYPGTSLVQGDQTREFTAIRQGVIDMAVGSTINWSPQVKQLNLFSLPFLMPDYAAIDSLVQGDVGKEMFKLIEKAGVVPLAWGENGYRQLSNSKHEIKKPEDMKGLKLRVVGSPLYIDTFTALGANPTQMSWADAQPALASGAVDGQENPLSIYTGSKLYTVGQKYLTLWNYVADPLIFVVNREVWNSWSEKDRDIVRQAALDAGKQQIVIARKGVTPEDPSLLKEIAGHGVTVTSLSQADHEAFVKVTKPVYEKWKKQIGEDLVNLAEKSIANRKK, encoded by the coding sequence ATGAAATTCCGCAACCTGATCGGAGCCGCCCTGTGCGCGGCGGCCGTCGTCGGCATGGCGCCCGCGCACGCGCAAACCTACAAGCCCGAGTACAAGCTCTCCATCGTCGTCGGCACCACCTTCCCCTGGGGCCAGGGCGCCGAAATCTGGTCCAACCTGGTGCGCGAGCGTACCCAGGGCCGCATCAATATCAAGGTCTATCCCGGCACCTCGCTGGTCCAGGGCGACCAGACCCGCGAATTCACCGCCATCCGCCAGGGCGTGATCGACATGGCCGTGGGCTCGACCATCAACTGGTCGCCGCAGGTCAAGCAGCTGAACCTGTTCTCCCTGCCCTTCCTGATGCCCGACTACGCCGCCATCGACTCGCTGGTGCAAGGCGATGTGGGCAAGGAAATGTTCAAGCTCATCGAGAAAGCCGGCGTGGTGCCGCTGGCCTGGGGCGAAAACGGCTATCGCCAGCTCAGCAACTCCAAGCACGAGATCAAGAAGCCCGAGGACATGAAGGGCCTGAAGCTGCGCGTGGTGGGTTCGCCGCTGTACATCGACACGTTCACCGCGCTGGGCGCCAACCCCACGCAGATGAGCTGGGCCGACGCCCAGCCGGCGCTGGCCAGCGGCGCGGTCGACGGCCAGGAAAACCCCCTGTCGATCTACACCGGCTCCAAGCTCTACACCGTGGGCCAGAAGTACCTGACGCTGTGGAACTACGTGGCCGATCCGCTGATCTTCGTGGTCAACCGCGAGGTCTGGAATTCCTGGTCCGAGAAGGACCGCGACATCGTGCGCCAGGCCGCGCTGGACGCCGGCAAGCAGCAGATCGTGATCGCGCGCAAGGGCGTGACGCCGGAAGATCCGTCGCTGCTGAAGGAAATCGCCGGCCACGGCGTGACCGTGACCTCGCTGTCGCAGGCGGACCACGAGGCCTTCGTCAAGGTCACCAAGCCCGTCTATGAAAAGTGGAAGAAGCAGATCGGCGAAGACCTGGTCAACCTGGCCGAGAAGTCGATCGCCAACCGCAAGAAGTAA
- the greB gene encoding transcription elongation factor GreB, whose product MNKAFVKESDNEDDDDLPQAQALPAGTKNYMTPGGYERLRSELTHLMNVERPSVVQVVSWAASNGDRSENGDYLYGKKRLREIDRRMRFLTKRLDIAEVVDPAAQPNRDQVFFGATVLYSDKAGEEHNVTIVGVDEAEPLAGKISWISPVARALIKAKEGDTVVLRTPGGIEELDILDVSYPA is encoded by the coding sequence ATGAACAAAGCCTTTGTCAAAGAGTCGGACAACGAGGACGACGACGATCTGCCGCAAGCCCAGGCCCTGCCTGCCGGCACCAAGAACTACATGACGCCGGGCGGCTACGAGCGCCTGCGCAGCGAACTTACGCACCTGATGAACGTGGAGCGCCCGTCGGTGGTGCAGGTGGTGTCGTGGGCCGCGTCCAACGGCGACCGTTCCGAGAACGGCGACTACCTGTACGGCAAGAAGCGCCTGCGCGAGATCGACCGCCGCATGCGCTTCCTGACCAAGCGGCTGGACATCGCCGAAGTGGTCGATCCGGCCGCCCAGCCCAACCGAGACCAGGTCTTCTTCGGCGCCACGGTGCTGTATTCGGACAAGGCCGGCGAGGAACACAACGTCACCATCGTGGGCGTCGACGAGGCCGAGCCGCTGGCCGGCAAGATCAGCTGGATCTCGCCGGTGGCGCGCGCGCTGATCAAGGCCAAGGAAGGCGATACCGTGGTGCTGCGCACGCCGGGCGGGATCGAGGAACTGGACATCCTGGACGTCAGTTATCCGGCCTAG
- a CDS encoding 3',5'-nucleoside bisphosphate phosphatase: MNARTLNIDLHCHSTVSDGALAPRDVAQRAHANGVDVWALTDHDEVGGLAEAARAARDLDMDFATGVEISVTWAGVTVHIVGLRFDPENTALVEGLRKTRSGRAERAKRIGERLADMGMPGAYEGALPFAGNPELISRTHFARYLVEAGYCPDVQTVFTKHLGDDRPGHVPMQWATLAEAVGWIRGAGGTAVIAHPGRYKYTPLQFAALFDEFLQLGGLGIEVNTGSHTSEEARYYADVARRYGFLASRGSDFHSPKESRVDLGRLPALPPDLKPVWHDWF; encoded by the coding sequence ATGAACGCGCGCACACTGAACATCGATCTGCATTGCCATTCCACCGTCTCGGACGGCGCACTCGCGCCGCGCGACGTGGCGCAGCGCGCGCATGCCAACGGCGTGGACGTGTGGGCCTTGACCGATCACGACGAAGTCGGCGGCCTGGCCGAAGCGGCCCGCGCCGCGCGCGACCTGGACATGGACTTCGCCACCGGGGTCGAGATCTCGGTGACCTGGGCGGGCGTCACGGTGCATATCGTGGGCCTGCGCTTCGACCCCGAGAACACTGCCTTGGTCGAAGGCCTGCGCAAGACCCGCTCCGGCCGCGCCGAACGCGCCAAGCGCATCGGCGAACGCCTGGCCGACATGGGCATGCCCGGCGCCTACGAGGGCGCGCTGCCTTTTGCCGGCAACCCCGAACTCATCAGCCGCACGCACTTTGCCCGCTATCTGGTCGAAGCGGGTTATTGCCCCGATGTGCAGACCGTGTTCACCAAGCACCTGGGCGACGACCGGCCCGGCCACGTGCCCATGCAATGGGCCACGTTGGCGGAGGCGGTGGGCTGGATACGCGGGGCGGGCGGTACCGCGGTCATCGCGCATCCGGGCCGCTACAAGTACACGCCGCTGCAATTCGCCGCGCTGTTCGACGAATTCCTGCAGCTGGGCGGCCTCGGCATCGAGGTCAACACCGGCAGCCATACCTCGGAAGAGGCCCGCTATTATGCGGATGTGGCGCGCCGCTACGGCTTTCTGGCGTCGCGCGGCTCGGACTTCCATAGTCCCAAGGAAAGCCGGGTGGACCTGGGCCGCTTGCCGGCGCTGCCGCCCGACCTTAAGCCAGTCTGGCACGACTGGTTCTGA
- a CDS encoding alpha/beta fold hydrolase, translating into MVDASLEPRLDFVTCASPAGLHRMAYWEWGDPANDQVLVCVHGLTRSGRDFDTLARRLAGRYRVVCPDVVGRGRSDWLANPAFYTVPQYVSDMVTLLARLKPARLAWVGTSMGGLIGLALSGAAVFARAMLAMRPHAGMLPPEQGFHLDTLVLNDVGPRLETGALARIGQYVGEPGEFASFEEAVATMRANSTTFGPHTDAQWAELARYLYPRQGDKWVKHYDLALSQALAAQTPEELAAGEQILWRSYDSLPCPVLIVRGAESDLLTRATVEEMLKRNPRAQAHEVRGVGHAPTLMSDEQVDPVAAFLLS; encoded by the coding sequence ATGGTGGACGCCAGCCTGGAACCCCGTTTGGATTTCGTCACTTGCGCCAGCCCGGCGGGCCTGCACCGCATGGCCTACTGGGAATGGGGCGACCCGGCCAATGACCAGGTACTGGTATGCGTGCACGGCCTGACCCGCAGCGGGCGCGACTTCGATACGCTGGCCCGGCGGCTGGCGGGGCGCTATCGGGTGGTCTGCCCGGACGTGGTGGGGCGCGGCCGTTCCGATTGGCTGGCCAATCCCGCGTTCTACACCGTGCCGCAATACGTCTCGGACATGGTGACCCTGCTGGCGCGGCTGAAGCCGGCGCGCCTGGCCTGGGTGGGCACGTCGATGGGCGGGCTGATCGGCCTGGCGCTGTCGGGCGCGGCTGTCTTTGCGCGCGCCATGCTGGCCATGCGTCCGCACGCGGGCATGCTGCCACCCGAGCAGGGGTTCCATCTGGACACGCTGGTGCTCAACGACGTGGGGCCGCGCCTGGAAACCGGCGCCCTGGCGCGCATTGGCCAGTACGTGGGCGAGCCCGGCGAATTCGCGAGCTTCGAAGAGGCCGTGGCCACCATGCGCGCCAACTCCACGACCTTCGGCCCGCATACCGATGCGCAGTGGGCGGAACTGGCGCGCTATCTGTATCCCCGGCAGGGCGACAAATGGGTCAAGCATTACGACCTGGCCCTGTCCCAGGCCCTGGCCGCGCAGACCCCGGAGGAACTGGCGGCGGGCGAACAGATCCTGTGGCGTTCGTATGATTCGCTGCCGTGCCCCGTGCTGATCGTGCGCGGCGCCGAATCCGACCTGCTGACGCGCGCCACCGTCGAGGAAATGCTCAAGCGCAATCCGCGCGCGCAGGCTCACGAGGTGCGCGGCGTGGGCCACGCACCCACCTTGATGTCGGACGAGCAGGTCGATCCGGTCGCGGCGTTCCTGCTGTCCTGA
- the cfa gene encoding cyclopropane fatty acyl phospholipid synthase, which translates to MQQSSPSSPLATGHQSVSPPPPEPPKVLQDVLARADVHINGTRPWDIQVHDKHMYDRVFASWSLGLGESYMDGEWDCDQLDELFTRLLRADMGSAALGLARVKLIAEHLRHKLFNLQSKNRAFEVGEQHYDAGNDVFEAMLDSRMIYSCAYWENAQTLEEAQLAKLEMICRKLQLREGETLLDIGCGWGGLARFAAERYGVKVTGVTVSKEQLALAQERVKGLPVQLLLQDYRDLQGSFDKVVSVGMFEHVGPKNYDTYFSNVQRLMAPDGVFLLHTIGIASTSQSTDPWIDRYVFPNGKLPSAREIATAVEGRFIIEDWHNFGADYDRTLMAWWDRFDHAWPELEPRYGKRFYRMWKYYLMCCAGFFRSREGQLWQVMLTHPQRQETYRSLR; encoded by the coding sequence ATGCAGCAGAGCAGTCCTTCCTCGCCGCTGGCCACCGGCCATCAATCCGTCAGTCCCCCTCCCCCCGAACCTCCCAAAGTGCTCCAGGACGTCCTGGCCCGCGCTGACGTGCACATCAACGGCACGCGTCCCTGGGACATCCAGGTTCATGACAAGCATATGTATGACCGCGTCTTCGCCAGCTGGTCGCTGGGGCTGGGCGAGTCGTATATGGACGGCGAGTGGGACTGCGACCAGCTCGACGAACTGTTCACCCGCCTGCTGCGCGCGGACATGGGATCGGCGGCGTTGGGCCTGGCCCGCGTCAAGCTGATCGCCGAGCACCTGCGCCACAAGCTGTTCAACCTGCAATCCAAGAACCGCGCCTTCGAGGTCGGCGAACAGCATTACGACGCGGGCAACGACGTGTTCGAAGCCATGCTGGACAGCCGCATGATCTATTCCTGCGCCTACTGGGAAAACGCCCAGACGCTGGAAGAAGCGCAACTGGCCAAGCTGGAAATGATCTGCCGCAAATTGCAGCTGCGCGAAGGCGAGACGCTGCTGGACATCGGCTGCGGCTGGGGCGGCCTGGCGCGCTTTGCCGCCGAGCGCTATGGCGTCAAGGTCACCGGCGTCACCGTGTCCAAGGAGCAACTGGCGCTGGCGCAGGAAAGGGTCAAGGGCCTGCCCGTGCAACTGCTGCTGCAGGACTACCGCGACCTGCAGGGCAGCTTCGACAAGGTGGTCTCGGTAGGCATGTTCGAGCACGTCGGCCCCAAGAACTACGACACCTACTTCAGCAACGTGCAGCGCCTGATGGCCCCGGACGGCGTGTTCCTGCTGCACACCATCGGCATCGCCTCCACCAGCCAGAGCACCGACCCCTGGATCGACCGCTACGTCTTCCCCAACGGCAAGCTGCCGTCCGCCCGCGAGATCGCCACGGCGGTGGAAGGCCGCTTCATCATCGAAGACTGGCACAACTTCGGCGCCGACTACGACCGCACGCTGATGGCCTGGTGGGACAGGTTCGACCACGCCTGGCCCGAGCTGGAACCGCGCTACGGCAAGCGCTTCTACCGCATGTGGAAGTACTACCTGATGTGTTGCGCCGGCTTCTTCCGCTCGCGCGAGGGCCAGCTCTGGCAAGTCATGCTGACCCATCCGCAGCGGCAGGAGACGTACCGCTCGCTGCGCTGA